The DNA segment TCCAAATCTGCTCGTGGGAGACATCGATTCCTAACCGATGAACAACGCACCTCATCCGTAAGCCGAGAGTACCGCCGGGCGAGCGCCTGCGCAGGGTCCAAAGGATGAAAAAAACTCAACCCCATTAACCGAACTTCAGAGGAATTCCTCACTTTACATACGGAATGCACTTTGGGTCAAAGGGCAAAGGGCCAGAGGGGAATCCACCCGCGCCCAGGCAGGCCTTATTTAAACAAGCCTGGAATGCCtgatggggagaggaggagaagaagaagaaggaagagaaaaagatgaagaagagggagagggagaagtaGAAGAGAAAGAACGAAGGGAAGGAACCACTCGGCCATTAACATGAGCAATAAATACCAGCACTTTTGAAATGACCTGCTGGCTGACTTCATGAGTCTGAAATGTCTTATGAGCTTCCCCCAGTTCAACTGGGGATGGATGTCTGTCAGAAGAAGTAAGAATCCCCAAATGTGTTGCAGGTACGACAACGTGGGACCGCAGTCGAACCccttaaaaaaacgttttcattttTATCTCATGTGAGATTGACTTTGTCGAACAGAATCACACATATTCTGTATTTGCTGTGCTGTTTTATCGGAATATTTTATACGCATTTCCACAAATCTCCGGCACACTTTTGGTAGATTTAGCAACTTGAAGAATCTAAAATCAGTTTGTTTGGGGTTTGAACACAAGATTAATACCGTTCGGTTATTGTAAAGTTTTGATCACTTTTAAACATCTTCTTTAAATTCCCCCCACATCAAATCAAAAGAAGGACTTCCTCTCCCTCTAAATTTAAATCGACGCTGGTTGTCGGCTGACTGAGGCTTTCCAGTTACCTGTTACCTGTAATTTCACGATCAAAGGGAGAGGAGCTTACGAACACCATCTCGCCAAAATTTCCTACAAATGACATGCTACAATCCCCATGTCCGTGGTGGAATTCTGTCCACTTCAGGGCTTCAAAGCTGCACaggactcctttttttttttcccgggcCAATGGGCGAAGAGGGGTGGGACCCCGCGTGCCTTGACCTCGCCGACCTGCCCCGACCCCTCACCTCCCGAGCAACCACCCACCCAGAGGCCTGCTCCTCATCGGCCCATTGTccacttcatccatccatccatctttccctcCAGTGAAGTCAGTCAGTAGGTCAGGCTGTCAGCAACAAAGGGAACTAAATATTCAAATTCTGCTCCTCAGAGAGTGAAACCACAGATTGCACCTCAGATGAACTTCACAGgggaaaaaacagacatttaaaaacaacgacTTGTggtatattttcattaaaacggAAGCTCACGGGAGGCTAAGTGGATTTTTTCTAAAGCAGTGCAATCACGTCGCAGAAAAGTGCCACTCCCTGTGCCGTTCTCCACAACTCGGCTCTCACACGAGcgaaagtgcttcacatcaccCCAAAGATACGAaccaagagagaagaaactcaATGATTCTGGAGTTTTTCCCGTTCTGCAGCAGCCATTCCAGAAACTCTTGACTCAGCGCCTTTGGTTTGTCATTGAGGCCGCCATTTTCCCACGAAGGCTGACAGGCTCTCGCACTGCAGGAACCAATTACCTTTCTTTGATGAGCGCGTGCCTTTTATTTCCGTTAGCTGGCCGGATGTAGGGACGACGccgctttttttaaattattgttttGATAATTCAACCTCTCATGTCAGCAGGAACGGGAGTTTTCTACGGcgatggtggttttatctgcGCGTTTGTACATTTAACTTTACAGACGCCGCAGCTTGAACAACGTTATtctgaaaaaaatgactttatAATCTTGGTTTCAGATCTGCGTGCATAAAAACCTGTTGAGCTTTGTGAGTGAAGAATCCACAGGCCTTTCATAACTCCACAACGCCGACAGCGTTTTCTGATATTTGTACtgtgctgccacctgctggacaaCGTTCAGCAAACATGAATTCATGTATTGACGCTTTCAACCTGCAGTCGAGACATAGTTGTTCTTTGGCACAATGGTTTGACTGTACTGGATGTATTTTGCAGTACCTCAATGTTTAGTTGCTCAATGCATATGCAATGTGCATATTTAATAGCTCAAGAAACCCGTTTAATGAGATAatgaattttaaataatttcctTAAAATCACTATTGTGTGATGTAGTTTTTAAACATAAATATCTTTAACCTCGTGTGAGCAGCATTTTACTGGTGTAGCTACTTtatgcatgttttctttttagtttaGTGTTTTCTTCAGCAGTCTGGCCCCCGCAACATAAATCAGGGGCGTTGCATGATTAACAAAAGGAAAGTGTATTTGGTCATTCAGTATTTTTTCCGTTCGGCTGTCAAACAGCGAATTCAAATTAAACCCTCTGAGAAGCTTgggaagaaaatgtatttttttttaaatcaccgaCTCATACAAAAGCCACATAGTTTATGCGCTTATACCAACGTTTCATGTACGAAGCGGACGCAAAGCAAAGAAGTCGTTAACGAATCGGTCAgccaaagaaaaagacacactgGCGTTACAGTTAGAGTCatgtttatttacagcagaatcctgaaccgagagagagagaagggcagAGGTTAAAAGGAGACAAAGTCCTTTCAGATCAGGCGCTTCAGGATTCATGTTTCACTACACAATTCTTAATTTATTTACCATTCTTCTATACAGAATCCATTCAGCCGTAATATCAATGCGCCAACAGAGTGCGAGTCCTCTGCTAGAGGGGCGAAGagttgaaaataataaaaaaaaaaagaacacaacaggGTACGAAGGAATTcattttctataaaaaaaacatttttgttgttctCACCATGATAGTAATCAATTATTTATGTATCTACATTTacacatatctgtgtgtgtgtgtatatatatgcatacacacacgcacacacacacacacacacacatacatatgtacgcatataaatctatatatttACTTTCCATGTCCACGAAGGGGTCTTCCATGATGTCCGAGTCCAGGCGGCTGCACAGAGCGGCAGGCCGAGAGTCCCGACCTGACAGCATCCAGGTCCTAATATTCAGCCGCAGTGAATCAGTCACAGGAGGTCAGAGCGGACCAATGGCAGTCTTTCTGACCAGTAACCTTTCTGACCCCGCATGCCTTTGTCCCGCCCACTCACGCTGCTCTTTGCAGGAGAGCGCTTTAGGTCCAGTTCCATGGTGGCGGCGAGCAGAGACTGCGGAAGCCCCGTCAAAGCGGTCTGAGAGATGATACACTGTACACGGAACATGCACGGCCTTCTAGGCCAGACAGCatagaaaagttaaaaaataaattaaaataaaaaaaagccagtTTACTGCATCGTCCGCCCGTCTCTCCAGACTTCCTCTAGGGCAACCACTCACACCTTTTCCAGTTCAGTAGGACATGATAAATGACGAGCACCACAAAAACGGACCAagtggagataaaaaaaaaacatcccgtgGGTGAACTGGTATTTCTAATTTCCGTTTTTTGATTTCTGAGAGAGCATAACGGATTTTATCCCCTCGCAAGGTCCAAACAGACTTTATTATGcaatgactgacacacacacagacacacacacacacacacacagacacacacacacacacttgcaaacCACCCCAGTACGCTTTCCCTTATCTCCGTGCAATAGTCTTCCTTGACAGAGGTGAAGTTCAGATGACATGTGCTGTTGTGCTGTTCCCCTGACTTCTCTTAAGTCAGAATGTATACAAACCCATCAGATATCATCATGCTCAGACATTTATAATGTCTAAAGGTTGATGCTTTACGTGTCTCCATGGCCTTCAATACATGTACATTTAGGACGTGCACAAGAGAAATTACCCAGCGTGATGTATGATGATGTATCATGATGAAAAGTAACATAGCATACCGTAAAATGAatttaacattcatttattagaaaaaaaaacaaacactgtttaCATTTCCACCTGTCCCAAGAAAGactgataaaaacaaaattgCCCCCTGTTGAGTTTTCAGTAACTTTTTACAAGTTAGGACACAAACCGTTTCCATTAGACATGTCGTGTGTTGCATGACGCCGTTTGATCCAACACACTGGACCCTAGAGCAGGAAACCTTTTCATCGACCAGCTGCCAATGCAGATGTtaggtttgcttttttttgtgccaaAGATCCATCAGCGACGTTTTTTATCACACAAGTCAACAAACTTTAGAAAACAACCGGCACGTGATGGATGCTCACCGGTCGACTCGATAAAACCTGGCAGCCATCATTTATACTAAAATTCCGCTGTTGGCTGGCGTCAGTTTCCCGCTCTATTCAACATGCTCCCgaacacaaatacaaactcaAGATACCgcaaatacacatatatacaaatAGAACCGTCCCCTAAAATGCAGGGGGCGGCTTAACAATTTATAATGCATTTCTGTATATGCCAAGAATAAaacttttctaaataaaatacatagtTATCTGTGAGGGCGTGGAATGGGGACAGCAgatgaacgggggggggggggaggaggctggGTGGGGCTCGTGGAGAGCgtcagagggagggagcgatTGTGATGGGATGAAGGGACAGACAAAGAAagcagggggaggaagagggagacgtATGGAGGGGTGAGACTCTTCTTCTTCGCGGTGTCGCTGCTCCCGAGCACTTTGCCACTGCGCCTCTTCTCAGGTTTGTTTAAATcttctataataataataataatcatcatgATCACAAGAATGCtaaaaaatatctatatatatatctatatatatatagatatatatatatatatatatatatatatatatatatatatataaaccccAGCCATGTCTCACAAGTCCACAGAAAGGGGGGGCGAGAGGCCCTGGCCCTCGAGTTCATCAGAGTCGGTGACAAACGGAGATGCAGAGAAAATTAAAGATGCGGGGAGAGAAGGAAAACGCAGCGGGAGGAGGCCTGACGAATGGAACGAGCCGTGAAAGGGAAGTGGCAAACGAGACTAACTATAGAgcggagaaaaaggaaaaaggagagagagagaggggaggggcggAGAAAACCCCCCCGCCATAGGCAGGATGTGCTTtgatgaggaggaaacaaacagaaaagaggAAGCGGCGGTGAATTGGGAAGGATGTAGGTTACCAACAATGAATGGTGTTGGGGGGGGCGTGGTGATCCACACACTGGTGTCCTTCGGAGGGTTTTCTTACAGAAGATTGGCGGAAAGCATGAACAAGTGATGACAACACGGCCTCACTGTGAGTGcgccctctctccttcccctctaATTAAGGTAAAAAGATCAGCAGTCCTCCCCGCACTGGTCGCTCGTCCCAGGGTGCATCATACCTCCAGGAAGCGGGAGCTGCTGGTCTTGGTGTGGAAGGGCTCGGACCACATGCGCCGCAAATCCCCCTGCGGGCCGCAAACGCAGGTTCGAACATCAGTGAGGAATCAAAGCGAAGTCAGCGTAGATCATAAGCATAAAAATACCGTGTCAACCTGATAATTTGTCTTTAGCGAATATACTTGTGCACACTTCTAATACAGGAAAACTGATAACTTCTGGTAAACCGCCACGCTTAACTTGGCCGGTTGCTTCTGTAATGTGTAACCGTACCTTCAGGTAGGCCATAGTGAGCAGAGGCAGCAGGGTGAAGGGCACCAGGTAGAGCAGAGCGGGCTGAGCTGCACGATGGATCCTGGAGGCCACAGTGGCAGTCAGCAGACCTGAAGACAGAGTCAAATCAtcaatacatttctttttgaagtacaaaaaacaaaaacaaaaacctcatAACCTCATAATGTGTTTCTGGGAAACCAACACATCGGCTCCCTGACACCCAGAACAATCACCTCTATCGAACCACACGCCATCGCCTTATAACCCTCCAGCTTGCTTTTTCTTACCCACAAAGTATCCGATAAGAGTGCAGTGGAAATAGGAGACGCGCTGCATGCGTCCAGACAGCGGGACCTCCCCGTTCGCCTGCTTCTTGTAGTTGTCGTAGCGCAGGACGAAGCACAACAGCAGCCCCGGCATCACGATGTCTCCTATTCCCAGCATCGAGAAGTGACTTCCTGTTGAGCTGCACGGGGTCGGAAAAAGAAGTGGAAATAGGTTTGGTGCGGGCGAAATACAGAGTGAGCGGGAACGTGCTTCACATGGAGTACACGCCGTAGTATCAGGCAATGAATGCAGCGCCATTTGATTCTGTACGCACATCTAGGTGGGGATCACTGGGTGTGAAATCTGAACAAAAGCTTCACAGCTCCGCCAGCTGCCTAGTGGGGTTATCTTGCCAATTACAGCAGCAAATCAAAGGGTTGGATTCATTTCCCTGCACAGTTCCACCGGTCTTACCTGGGGAAGACCAGTTTGCCAGGTAAGGAGAGACGGGGGACGTCGCGGCCCATCCCTGGTCCCAAGTGGAGCTTTCGGGACAGAACATCTATGGGATTTTCAGCAGGTTGGGTGGCAACTTTGACCATCACGTTACTATTGAAGATGTAGGCTGAGAAGAACACctgggggggaggaaagaggaattTAGCTGCTCGCATTGACACATTCTCATTTCACTTGTCTAGGGCCCACTATTGTCTCAATGTCACTTATTTTAACATATTTCCTAATCTTGTTGAGACGAGCATGAAAACAAGATGCGTCCAATTAGATTCTTAGATGACTATCAATTGATCAGAATACAATTCAGTATAGTTTAGATTGCAGCAATCGATTGTGAATCTCCAAATGTGCAGCCTGAGTTGCATGCTTTAAACAGCCTCAATTGCTGCTTCAACTTCTCAAAGCAGGCGGGGATAATTTATTCAATTCATCTAATGTTCGTCTCACATTACATTATCGCGAACATAAACGGTCGGAGGGGAAATAACACTGAAGGCAGGTTGCTAGGCGCCCGGCACAGTGAGGATGAGAGCAAGTCTGCGTGCTCACAGCAGAACAGCagcagacgttttttttttttttttgtgtgtcactTATGATTTGTTGTGTCCGAGTTCAGTTTGTATTTCTGTGCAGAACATAGTCTTTACTGTGTGAGACGAAACCTGAGAGAAGCGGTTTTCTGCCGTCAAATGGCAATGAAAGTAGTGACAGCAAcggtttaaaaatgaataaaacgaCCTGAATGAAACAGAAAATCTTAACAGACTACTTTGTTCAGCGGTTTAATGGAATGACCAGTTCCACAAAGCAACAAAGCaacctcgccccccctccctctgtcactCAGTAACCCACTAACCCACTGATGCACATCCTCATAATAAAATCGCCATTCATGACACCGGGTCCCCTTGACTTTGGTGGCACTTTAGTTGCTAAGTGGCCATTGCTTTTGAGTCCTGTTCTCAGTGCCGGCGTGGATCCAAAAGAGGTGCCAGATATGGATAATAAATCAAACCTGAATCTACAAATGAcccaagaagacagctagggtAAAATGTTTGATCATTTCTCAAAAGGAAGTTGGGATGATCATCCTAATCATGACGTGTAGCATCTCCGGTTGAATTGTGCAGCTGGCCCTCTTCTATTATAAGTTCAACCAAGGTCAACAGTCGGTGATTCAATCTCTACCCAGGCTGACAATTTCTTTATAAGCtaaaacattgacattttatAACAGAAAGCAAATATTTGTAACCCTTTACTGATGATTGGGTCTCGTATATAGTGCCTGGAGGTGACGTTTTGGATGTCTTACCCAAAACACATCATAGATGAGCAGTCCTGACAGCAGCAGGCAAGACACCTTCAGACTGGGAAGCCGCACGAAGGCGATCATGGCGACACACAAGCCCATGGCTAAAGCTGCAGGGAGCAAAGAGACAGGAGATTTAAAAACGGAGTCTTGTAGTCTCGCCACTGTATTGTGATCATACAAACATAGTTCATAACAACAAGAGTCTTTGGAAATGTTTGGATCACACAATACAAATAGTAATAAGTAAGTAATAAGTGAGGCATTATCTTTACCTCACACAGAATACTCAAATATTGATTTAGAAATTGAATGTCCATATTATAAATAATACTTAAGCACCAGCCTACACGGTTGGCTAACTCCGTAGTCAATTCTTATATTATACAATAATCAAATGTATGGATAATACATTTGATTCTTTGGATTGTTTTCCAATTATATTTTTGATGATGATATGCTGTCATTTGTGTTAAGGGAGCGTTGTTTACTTTACTGAAGAAGATTGCTGGTAATAGGTTTTGAATTACTGAAGTCAACTGGGTCAAATTAATGGagtgcacacacaacacacactcttTGTTTTGTCAGCAGTCATCTTAAATGCCAGTTAGTATTCTGACCAACATCGGTCTACTCATACCGTTAGCATTGGTCACACTAGTAAAAGCCCTAAAATAGTGTTGCTAAAAACGTCATCTTAAATGCCAGTTAGTATTCTGACCAACATCGGTCTACTCATACCGTTAGCATTGGTCACACTAGTAAAAGCCCTAAAATAGTGTTGCTAAAAACGTCATCTTAAATGCCAGTTAGTATTCTGACCAACATCGGTCTACTCATACCGTTAGCATTGGTCACACTAGTAAAAGCCCTAAAATAGTGTTGCTAAAAACGTCATGTTGTCATAATGTGAACTTCATTCTTCTGCAGAAGATGAGCAAAGGGAATCGTCTGCACGGAAGCCTCTATTGAAGATTGAGATGGCTGAATACATTTTGACTGTTCCGCAGCAGCAAAGTTAGCCGCTACGCTAACAGAACTGCTCACTCGCTTTAAATCACCGTCTAACAACCGGCAATGTCGGGAATGTGAATCCCAAACCACCCTGCAGTTCAGAGCGACGTCGCCAACCGCCGGATCATCGAAGATCACAACCGGCTgcggaaaaaacatttttccggGGACCTTGAATAATGTCCACCGAATTCTGGTGACTGACACGGGAGTTGTGGCGGAGAGACGCACCGTCCATGAGGAGCCAGTGTCCGGTCAGCACCCAGATGAGCACCAACAtgacggagagggagaaggacagGAGCTCGGCCAGAGTGAAACGCCCACAGCAGCCAAAAGAAATCCTGCAGTAAGACAAATAGGAGACGCTCTCAATCAAAATCTCGTCTGTGTCGCACAGAACTAAAGCGGCTGGATGGGACGTCTGTGGGCTTCTCCGCGTACGGAAAGGGACATGCAAACATTTACATAATGGCAACTTTAATACTAGTTTTTGCATACTTAGCAGCTAGAACAACAAGACTGAGAGAGCATTGTTGTGTGAAGGTGAGACTATAAAACGAGAAAGAGAACAGGTTGTTCTTCCTCTGGAGTTCGTTCGGTTACCCAACAGCTTCAAGTGCATCAACACCTGATCCCAACTGTAGTAGGTGTAAATGAAAgagtctttaatctggattttaACTTTACAAGACACATCGGCGCTTCCTACTGGTTACAGAGTGGATGCGTTGTGTCGTTTGGGATTACTTGTGCTGCAGATGTCCAAACACCTGAGGCCATTAAAAATTGTTTTGTGTGAagaagtaaaaataataataactaaacTAACTTCCCACTTTCTCCAAGCCAGACTATTAAGATCGCAGGCAGTTTCAGGTTGAACATTTGTAAGAGACATGGCAAACAGCTGGAGGCAGCTGGCGCGACAACAGAGGTGATTTACAGACACTCAGAATCCACACGATTCCCTTACTTGTTCTGCGGGGAACAGGGTCTGGTCAGATACTGGCACATCGGCAACAAGAGGAACGCAAATGCGATTGTTGCGAGAACTGAGGAGAAGAACAAATCACGGCAGttaaatactactactactactactacttgaCAGAAAGGCGAACGCCTCCTCCAATGCGGTTCATTCCTATATGTTCAGGGGGGGCGGTACTCGCCTGCAGTGCAGATGGTGAAGACCACCTGTACCGAGtcgaagaagaagaacatgacTAGCAGAGACACCGAGGCTCCTATGGGCAGGAACAGGGCCTGCGTGGAGTCTATAGTCTGAATACCTGCAAGCCAACACATGAGTAGCGATGACTTGTCAATTCAAGGAAAACACTTTGAATGGATCACCGGGGGCCTgttcacactcactcacactcactgttgtttgtgttgccgtTGTTGAAACCGCCCGTTGTCGTGGGGTTGCCGTCTTTGTCCTTCTCCTGGTTCTCACAATCCATGTTTAATGATCTGCAGGGCGAGAAAGAAAGCTGGTTAGACTGACTGTAATCATGTAATCACATTGTCAAAAGCATGTAAACAAGCAAATATACTACATTGAGATCATTAGTGTGGGGAAGACGAAATATTTGAAAAGATGACtacataaataaagatgaacTTGATGACGCCTCGACTAATAAAACCCCATGAGGCTGCAGTCAAACCCACTAAATATAAATTTTTCCCCTTATTAATGTAAATCAAAAATTATACATACGCAAGAAATGAAAGAAGTGTATgtctatgtgtgtatgtgtattgcTACACAACAGCGTTCAGGCTCTTTTCACTCGAGACCTTTTTGACAGTCACAAGAGTCAATAATGAAACGAATGAAGGCATTTAGCTGCTTGTGTCAGCATGCTGGTGTGGCGCGTGCCAAGTCACCGTCACACAGTCGTGGCTTTTCAGAAACACTTGACCAGAACGGAGCATGAACGTTACTAGTGGCACCGTGGCAGCTTCTCCTGCTGTGACAAGTCAAACACATCTGCCGTTAAAGGGAGCATCTCACAGGGCACAGGAGAGTCCTCCGACAGCGATGTTCATCGCACAtggatgtcatttttttttgccagctGATATAATGCAAGTGACACATTGAAGGTTCCCATTTCAACATGGAATTACGTTGTTACGTTGTTCCGGCGGTCTTCTCCACCCACTCTTGCGAATGCCATACAGGCAATGGCCCTCatgaaggttaaaggtcaaggTCACTCACCTCATATCCATTCCATTTTCCTGATAGG comes from the Gasterosteus aculeatus chromosome 14, fGasAcu3.hap1.1, whole genome shotgun sequence genome and includes:
- the sppl3 gene encoding signal peptide peptidase-like 3 isoform X1 — translated: MAEQGYSSWAYSLVDSSQVSTFLISILLIVYGSFRSLNMDCENQEKDKDGNPTTTGGFNNGNTNNSECIQTIDSTQALFLPIGASVSLLVMFFFFDSVQVVFTICTAVLATIAFAFLLLPMCQYLTRPCSPQNKISFGCCGRFTLAELLSFSLSVMLVLIWVLTGHWLLMDALAMGLCVAMIAFVRLPSLKVSCLLLSGLLIYDVFWVFFSAYIFNSNVMVKVATQPAENPIDVLSRKLHLGPGMGRDVPRLSLPGKLVFPSSTGSHFSMLGIGDIVMPGLLLCFVLRYDNYKKQANGEVPLSGRMQRVSYFHCTLIGYFVGLLTATVASRIHRAAQPALLYLVPFTLLPLLTMAYLKGDLRRMWSEPFHTKTSSSRFLEV
- the sppl3 gene encoding signal peptide peptidase-like 3 isoform X2, which codes for MAEQGYSSWAYSLVDSSQVSTFLISILLIVYGSFRSLNMDCENQEKDKDGNPTTTGGFNNGNTNNSIQTIDSTQALFLPIGASVSLLVMFFFFDSVQVVFTICTAVLATIAFAFLLLPMCQYLTRPCSPQNKISFGCCGRFTLAELLSFSLSVMLVLIWVLTGHWLLMDALAMGLCVAMIAFVRLPSLKVSCLLLSGLLIYDVFWVFFSAYIFNSNVMVKVATQPAENPIDVLSRKLHLGPGMGRDVPRLSLPGKLVFPSSTGSHFSMLGIGDIVMPGLLLCFVLRYDNYKKQANGEVPLSGRMQRVSYFHCTLIGYFVGLLTATVASRIHRAAQPALLYLVPFTLLPLLTMAYLKGDLRRMWSEPFHTKTSSSRFLEV